In Oncorhynchus tshawytscha isolate Ot180627B linkage group LG23, Otsh_v2.0, whole genome shotgun sequence, the following proteins share a genomic window:
- the LOC112222579 gene encoding glial fibrillary acidic protein-like — MACVGYGNGAPVDLDASAAENKEFLSTRSGERQEMVVLNDRLAVYIEKVRSLEQQNKLLEMEIDGIQNRFVKPSGLRKLYEDQLRDLKRIADQMRRQRDQALAGKEAMAGQLEITKVKYEEAVELRRRVEMEIEAFRPDVDRATSQRIALEKQLEQLEVEIEFLQRVHKAEIEELLKMIYAANSSAQSAYDLPDLSGALKQIQAQYDEIAAKNLQEMDSWYKSKFEDLNNKTTKHVDMVRSVREEVSGAKKDILNKERGLEALKTKNEALEAQVREAQEKYKKELEDLQARIEALKEELKSTKSKIALHLREYQDLLNMKMALEIEITTYRKLIEGEDLRLTTMVGTMSIMSSSTGSMSAGMSVGMARGIGPGGSGGGMGGAGGLGGGMGAGGMGAGGIGAGGRVGAGIMGGGGMGAGGIGAKGVGAGGMGARGLGAGSTGAGGMGGGMDGGGIGAIGNGAKGMGAGAMGPGGNGGGMGNGAGDYGYGASMEYSHEDQAVEMTERRTVLIRTVKSEDETLESDTTEQTYIISGAADDSDDE; from the exons ATGGCATGTGTGGGCTATGGCAACGGGGCCCCGGTGGACCTGGACGCATCTGCTGCCGAGAACAAAGAATTCCTCAGCACGCGCAGTGGTGAGCGGCAGGAGATGGTCGTATTGAACGACAGACTTGCTGTTTACATTGAGAAG GTTCGGTCCCTGGAGCAGCAGAACAAGCTGTTGGAGATGGAGATTGACGGCATCCAGAACCGGTTCGTGAAGCCGTCGGGCCTGCGCAAACTCTATGAGGATCAGCTGAGAGATCTGAAGAGGATTGCAGATCAGATGAGAAGGCAGCGG GACCAAGCTTTAGCCGGTAAAGAGGCCATGGCAGGTCAACTGGAGATAACCAAAGTCAAATACGAGGAGGCAGTTGAGCTGAGAAGGCGGGTCGAGATGGAGATAGAAGCATTCCGTCCG GATGTGGACAGAGCCACCTCTCAGCGCATCGCCCTGGAGAAACAGCTCGAGCAGTTGGAGGTGGAGATTGAATTCCTTCAGAGGGTGCACAAAGCG GAAATTGAAGAGCTACTGAAAATGATATATGCTGCCAATTCCTCAGCCCAAAGTGCTTATGACCTCCCCGACCTCTCAGGCGCTCTCAAACAAATCCAAGCTCAGTATGACGAAATTGCGGCTAAAAATCTACAG GAAATGGATTCCTGGTATAAAAGTAAATTTGAAGACCTGAACAACAAGACGACAAAACATGTGGATATGGTTCGAAGTGTCAGGGAAGAAGTTTCTGGCGCCAAGAAGGAT ATCCTAAACAAAGAGCGTGGCCTGGAAGCTCTGAAGACCAAGAATGAGGCTCTGGAGGCACAAGTTCGTGAAGCACAGGAAAAGTACAAGAAAGAGCTGGAGGATCTTCAG GCAAGAATTGAGGCCCTGAAGGAGGAGCTGAAATCCACCAAGTCGAAAATCGCTCTGCACCTGCGTGAATACCAGGACCTTCTGAACATGAAGATGGCTCTGGAGATTGAGATCACAACTTACAG GAAGCTGATTGAGGGTGAGGACTTGCGACTCACAACCATGGTTGGGACCATGTCCATAATGAGTAGCAGCACAGGCTCCATGAGCGCTGGAATGAGTGTGGGCATGGCTAGAGGCATTGGACCTGGAGGCAGTGGTGGAGGAATGGGTGGAGCTGGAGGCTTAGGTGGAGGGATGGGTGCAGGAGGCATGGGTGCAGGAGGCATAGGTGCAGGAGGCAGGGTTGGAGCTGGAATCATGGGTGGTGGAGGAATGGGAGCTGGAGGAATTGGAGCCAAAGGCGTGGGTGCTGGAGGCATGGGTGCTAGAGGCCTAGGAGCTGGAAGCACGGGTGCTGGAGGAATGGGTGGAGGCATGGATGGTGGAGGAATTGGTGCTATAGGCAATGGTGCTAAAGGCATGGGTGCTGGAGCCATGGGTCCTGGAGGCAATGGAGGAGGCATGGGAAATGGTGCAGGTGATTATGGGTACGGCGCCTCCATGGAGTACTCCCACGAGGACCAAGCAGTGGAGATGACTGAGAGGAGAACGGTGCTCATCAG AACGGTTAAATCAGAGGATGAGACACTGGAAAGCGACACAACGGAGCAAACCTACATAATCTCTGGCGCTGCCGATGACTCGGACGACGAATAG